The Catenulispora sp. MAP5-51 genomic interval CGTCCCTGGACTACGTCGTCGCCTACTGCGCGCTGGCCAAGGTCGGCGCCGTGACCGCCGGCGTGGGCGCGCACTACTCCCCGTCCGAGCGGCAGGCGATGCTCGATCGGGTCCGGCCCGACGTCGTCATCGGCACCGAGGAGCTGCTGACCGGCCGGCTCCCCGACGCGCAGATCATCCCGGTCCGGCAGGCCGAGGACCGGCGGGAGTTCGCGGCCGGGCTGCCGATGCTGGGCCGCGAGCGGGTGCGGACCGCGCCCAGCGCGCGTTCGCACGACAATCCGGAGACCATCGTCTTCACCTCCGGGACCTCGGGGGCGCCGAAGGGCGCGCTGTTCGGCGCGAGGCAGATCGCCGCGATATCCGAGGCGGACAACCGCGCGCAGACCGCGCCGATGCCGCTGCTGGTCGCCACCGGCCTGAACCACGTCGGTTTCATGACCAAGCTCGCCGGGCACCTGCTGGCCGGCAACCGGCTGCACATCCTGGCGCGCTGGCGGGCCCGCGAGGCGCTGGGCCTGATCTGCGACGAGGGCATACCGGTGATCGGCGGTGTCGCCGCCCAGGTGGCGCTGCTGCTGCGGGTCCCCGAGCTCGCCGGCTGCCGGACCGACGCCGTCAAAGCCCTGATCATCGGTGGCGGACCGTCGCCGGCCGGGCTGGTCCGCAAGGCACGCGACGCGTTCGGCGCGGCCTACTCGATCCGTTACTCCTCCACGGAATCCGGCGGTCTGGGTACCCTGACCGCCTTGGACGCGCCCGACGAGGAACTCTTCCACACCGTCGGCAGGCCGCGCGCCGGCACCGAGATCTCACTGCGCGACGACGACGGGAAGGAGCTCCCGGCCGGCGAGACCGGCGAGGTCTGGATCCGCTCCTCCTCGGTGATGTCGGAGTACTGGCACGACCCGGCCGCCACCCGCGCCGCGCTCACCCCGGACGGCTGGCTGCGCACCGGGGATCTGGGCCTGCTCGACGACGCCGGCTGCCTGCGCCTGGCCGGGCGCCGCGACGACATGTTCATCCGCGGCGGCTACAACGTGCATCCCCAAGAAGTGGAAGCC includes:
- a CDS encoding class I adenylate-forming enzyme family protein, coding for MTFLALAVRKAARDHGSATALVAGRGPLSLSFQQLNAASEAMAARLAVRGIGQGQVAALLLPASLDYVVAYCALAKVGAVTAGVGAHYSPSERQAMLDRVRPDVVIGTEELLTGRLPDAQIIPVRQAEDRREFAAGLPMLGRERVRTAPSARSHDNPETIVFTSGTSGAPKGALFGARQIAAISEADNRAQTAPMPLLVATGLNHVGFMTKLAGHLLAGNRLHILARWRAREALGLICDEGIPVIGGVAAQVALLLRVPELAGCRTDAVKALIIGGGPSPAGLVRKARDAFGAAYSIRYSSTESGGLGTLTALDAPDEELFHTVGRPRAGTEISLRDDDGKELPAGETGEVWIRSSSVMSEYWHDPAATRAALTPDGWLRTGDLGLLDDAGCLRLAGRRDDMFIRGGYNVHPQEVEAVLQEHAAVREVAVVARPDAVMGQAGVAFVVPRDPAAPPTVEELRLFARSRLAKHKLPEEVRVVPSLPLTAGQKVDRSALRKRVGS